In a single window of the Lates calcarifer isolate ASB-BC8 linkage group LG1, TLL_Latcal_v3, whole genome shotgun sequence genome:
- the LOC108886896 gene encoding protein lifeguard 3 isoform X1, whose amino-acid sequence MTSKIDSPPPYEDAVHHPKHVNDPSQSQHGSPLPPPPSYSPSPGMFPGPPGYFGREGVYPQAGMWAAPGFSPSGMPTTIPTLSAGLHASNSGDMEDFLSAQWESTSIRHAFIRKVYLILTAQLAVTFSVVAVFTFVDPVRLFVIRYPGIYWASFVVYFLVYCILICCKEPRRRFPWNLVLLGIFTLALSYMCGTISSYYETKAVFLAMGITALVCVAVTIFCFQTKVDFTSCGGLLCIAGILLMIIGIVTAIVLSFQYVPWLHMLYAAIGAIVYTLFLAYNTQLLIGNRELAISPEEYIYGALSLYVDIVHIFLFILQISGAVTE is encoded by the exons ATGACATCTAAAATAGATAGTCCTCCGCCTTATGAGGACGCTGTACACCATCCCAAGCATGTTAATGATCCCAGCCAATCCCAACATGGCTCCCCTCTTCCACCACCTCCATCTTACAGCCCGAGTCCTGGCATGTTCCCTGGCCCGCCTGGTTACTTTGGCCGGGAGGGCGTTTACCCGCAGGCCGGCATGTGGGCAGCCCCTGGCTTCTCTCCATCCGGGATGCCCACCACAATACCGACTCTGTCTGCTGGACTGCATGCATCCAACTCAG GAGACATGGAGGATTTTCTGAGTGCCCAGTGGGAGAGCACATCTATTCGGCATGCCTTCATCAGAAAG GTTTACTTAATTTTAACAGCACAGCTTGCTGTCACCTTTTCAGTTGTTGCTGTCTTTACATTTGT TGACCCAGTGAGGCTGTTTGTCATCAGATACCCTGGCATCTACTGGGCATCTTT TGTGGTGTATTTTTTGGTTTACTGCATTCTCATTTGCTGCAAAGAGCCGAG gaGACGTTTCCCATGGAATCTTGTGCTGCTGGGAATATTT ACTCTCGCTTTGTCTTACATGTGTGGAACAATTTCAAG TTATTATGAAACAAAAGCAGTGTTTCTTGCCATGGGAATAACAGCATtagtttgtgttgctgtcacAATCTTCTGCTTCCAAACCAAG GTGGACTTCACCTCCTGTGGGGGACTTCTTTGCATTGCTGGTATTTTGCTCATGATCATTGGGATTGTTACAGCCATCGTCCTCTCCTTCCAATAT GTCCCTTGGCTACATATGCTCTACGCTGCAATTGGAGCTATTGTTTACACTCTG tTTTTAGCATACAACACCCAGCTTCTTATTGGAAACCGGGAGTTGGCCATCAGCCCAGAAGAGTACATCTAcggagctctctctctctacgtTGACATTGTTCACATCTTTCTCTTCATCCTTCAAATCAGTGGAGCTGTGACTGAATAA
- the LOC108886896 gene encoding protein lifeguard 3 isoform X2 yields MTSKIDSPPPYEDAVHHPKHVNDPSQSQHGSPLPPPPSYSPSPGMFPGPPGYFGREGVYPQAGMWAAPGFSPSGMPTTIPTLSAGLHASNSGDMEDFLSAQWESTSIRHAFIRKVYLILTAQLAVTFSVVAVFTFVDPVRLFVIRYPGIYWASFVVYFLVYCILICCKEPRRRFPWNLVLLGIFVDFTSCGGLLCIAGILLMIIGIVTAIVLSFQYVPWLHMLYAAIGAIVYTLFLAYNTQLLIGNRELAISPEEYIYGALSLYVDIVHIFLFILQISGAVTE; encoded by the exons ATGACATCTAAAATAGATAGTCCTCCGCCTTATGAGGACGCTGTACACCATCCCAAGCATGTTAATGATCCCAGCCAATCCCAACATGGCTCCCCTCTTCCACCACCTCCATCTTACAGCCCGAGTCCTGGCATGTTCCCTGGCCCGCCTGGTTACTTTGGCCGGGAGGGCGTTTACCCGCAGGCCGGCATGTGGGCAGCCCCTGGCTTCTCTCCATCCGGGATGCCCACCACAATACCGACTCTGTCTGCTGGACTGCATGCATCCAACTCAG GAGACATGGAGGATTTTCTGAGTGCCCAGTGGGAGAGCACATCTATTCGGCATGCCTTCATCAGAAAG GTTTACTTAATTTTAACAGCACAGCTTGCTGTCACCTTTTCAGTTGTTGCTGTCTTTACATTTGT TGACCCAGTGAGGCTGTTTGTCATCAGATACCCTGGCATCTACTGGGCATCTTT TGTGGTGTATTTTTTGGTTTACTGCATTCTCATTTGCTGCAAAGAGCCGAG gaGACGTTTCCCATGGAATCTTGTGCTGCTGGGAATATTT GTGGACTTCACCTCCTGTGGGGGACTTCTTTGCATTGCTGGTATTTTGCTCATGATCATTGGGATTGTTACAGCCATCGTCCTCTCCTTCCAATAT GTCCCTTGGCTACATATGCTCTACGCTGCAATTGGAGCTATTGTTTACACTCTG tTTTTAGCATACAACACCCAGCTTCTTATTGGAAACCGGGAGTTGGCCATCAGCCCAGAAGAGTACATCTAcggagctctctctctctacgtTGACATTGTTCACATCTTTCTCTTCATCCTTCAAATCAGTGGAGCTGTGACTGAATAA
- the LOC108886896 gene encoding protein lifeguard 3 isoform X3, translating into MFPGPPGYFGREGVYPQAGMWAAPGFSPSGMPTTIPTLSAGLHASNSGDMEDFLSAQWESTSIRHAFIRKVYLILTAQLAVTFSVVAVFTFVDPVRLFVIRYPGIYWASFVVYFLVYCILICCKEPRRRFPWNLVLLGIFTLALSYMCGTISSYYETKAVFLAMGITALVCVAVTIFCFQTKVDFTSCGGLLCIAGILLMIIGIVTAIVLSFQYVPWLHMLYAAIGAIVYTLFLAYNTQLLIGNRELAISPEEYIYGALSLYVDIVHIFLFILQISGAVTE; encoded by the exons ATGTTCCCTGGCCCGCCTGGTTACTTTGGCCGGGAGGGCGTTTACCCGCAGGCCGGCATGTGGGCAGCCCCTGGCTTCTCTCCATCCGGGATGCCCACCACAATACCGACTCTGTCTGCTGGACTGCATGCATCCAACTCAG GAGACATGGAGGATTTTCTGAGTGCCCAGTGGGAGAGCACATCTATTCGGCATGCCTTCATCAGAAAG GTTTACTTAATTTTAACAGCACAGCTTGCTGTCACCTTTTCAGTTGTTGCTGTCTTTACATTTGT TGACCCAGTGAGGCTGTTTGTCATCAGATACCCTGGCATCTACTGGGCATCTTT TGTGGTGTATTTTTTGGTTTACTGCATTCTCATTTGCTGCAAAGAGCCGAG gaGACGTTTCCCATGGAATCTTGTGCTGCTGGGAATATTT ACTCTCGCTTTGTCTTACATGTGTGGAACAATTTCAAG TTATTATGAAACAAAAGCAGTGTTTCTTGCCATGGGAATAACAGCATtagtttgtgttgctgtcacAATCTTCTGCTTCCAAACCAAG GTGGACTTCACCTCCTGTGGGGGACTTCTTTGCATTGCTGGTATTTTGCTCATGATCATTGGGATTGTTACAGCCATCGTCCTCTCCTTCCAATAT GTCCCTTGGCTACATATGCTCTACGCTGCAATTGGAGCTATTGTTTACACTCTG tTTTTAGCATACAACACCCAGCTTCTTATTGGAAACCGGGAGTTGGCCATCAGCCCAGAAGAGTACATCTAcggagctctctctctctacgtTGACATTGTTCACATCTTTCTCTTCATCCTTCAAATCAGTGGAGCTGTGACTGAATAA